A stretch of Pseudomonas sp. LRP2-20 DNA encodes these proteins:
- the carB gene encoding carbamoyl-phosphate synthase large subunit — translation MPKRTDIKSILILGAGPIVIGQACEFDYSGAQACKALREEGFRVILVNSNPATIMTDPAMADATYIEPIKWQSVAKIIEKERPDAVLPTMGGQTALNCALDLERHGVLEKFGVEMIGANADTIDKAEDRSRFDKAMKDIGLECPRSGIAHSMEEANAVLEKLGFPCIIRPSFTMGGTGGGIAYNREEFEEICTRGLDLSPTKELLIDESLIGWKEYEMEVVRDKKDNCIIVCSIENFDPMGVHTGDSITVAPAQTLTDKEYQIMRNASLAVLREIGVETGGSNVQFGICPNTGRMVVIEMNPRVSRSSALASKATGFPIAKIAAKLAIGYTLDELQNDITGGRTPASFEPSIDYVVTKLPRFAFEKFPKADARLTTQMKSVGEVMAIGRTFQESLQKALRGLEVGACGLDPKVDLASPEAASILKRELTVPGAERIWYVADAMRSGMTIEEIFQLTGIDLWFLVQMEDLIKEEEKVKTLALSSIDKDYMLRLKRKGFSDQRLAKLLGITDKNLRRHRHKLEVFPVYKRVDTCAAEFATDTAYLYSTYEEECEANPSTRDKIMILGGGPNRIGQGIEFDYCCVHAALALREDGYETIMVNCNPETVSTDYDTSDRLYFEPLTLEDVLEVCRVEKPKGVIVHYGGQTPLKLARALEEAGVPIIGTSPDAIDRAEDRERFQQMVQRLNLLQPPNATVRSEEEAISAAGGIGYPLVVRPSYVLGGRAMEIVYELDELKRYLREAVQVSNDSPVLLDHFLNCAIEMDVDAVCDGTDVVIGAIMQHIEQAGVHSGDSACSLPPYSLSKEVQDEVRVQVKKMALELGVVGLMNVQLALQGDKIYVIEVNPRASRTVPFVSKCIGTSLAMIAARVMAGKTLKELGFTQEIIPNFYSVKEAVFPFAKFPGVDPILGPEMKSTGEVMGVGDSFGEAFAKAQMGASEVLPTGGTAFISVRDDDKPQVAGVARDLIALGFEVVATAGTAKVIEAAGLKVRRVNKVTEGRPHVVDMIKNDEVSLIINTTEGRQSIADSYSIRRNALQHKIYCTTTIAAGEAICEALKFGPEKTVRRLQDLHAGLKA, via the coding sequence ATGCCAAAACGTACAGACATCAAAAGCATCCTGATTCTCGGCGCTGGCCCGATCGTGATCGGCCAGGCCTGCGAATTCGACTACTCCGGCGCCCAGGCCTGTAAAGCCCTGCGCGAGGAAGGTTTCCGCGTCATCCTGGTGAATTCCAACCCAGCCACCATCATGACTGACCCGGCCATGGCCGACGCCACCTACATCGAGCCGATCAAATGGCAGTCGGTGGCCAAGATCATCGAAAAAGAGCGCCCGGACGCCGTACTGCCGACCATGGGTGGCCAGACTGCACTGAACTGTGCCCTGGACCTGGAGCGCCACGGCGTTCTGGAAAAGTTCGGCGTCGAGATGATCGGTGCCAACGCCGACACCATCGACAAGGCCGAAGACCGTTCGCGCTTCGACAAGGCCATGAAGGACATCGGTCTGGAGTGCCCGCGCTCCGGTATCGCCCACAGCATGGAAGAGGCCAATGCGGTCCTCGAGAAGCTCGGCTTCCCGTGCATCATCCGTCCGTCGTTCACCATGGGCGGCACTGGCGGTGGTATCGCCTACAACCGTGAAGAATTCGAAGAAATCTGCACCCGTGGTCTGGACCTGTCGCCGACCAAAGAGCTGCTGATCGACGAATCGCTGATCGGCTGGAAGGAATACGAGATGGAGGTGGTCCGTGACAAGAAGGACAACTGCATCATCGTCTGCTCCATCGAGAACTTCGACCCGATGGGCGTGCACACCGGTGACTCGATCACTGTCGCACCTGCGCAAACGCTGACCGACAAGGAATACCAGATCATGCGCAACGCCTCGCTGGCGGTGCTGCGTGAAATCGGTGTGGAAACCGGCGGTTCCAACGTGCAGTTCGGTATCTGCCCGAACACCGGCCGCATGGTCGTGATCGAGATGAACCCGCGCGTTTCGCGTTCGTCCGCCCTGGCTTCCAAGGCCACCGGCTTCCCGATCGCCAAGATCGCCGCCAAGCTGGCCATTGGTTACACCCTCGACGAACTGCAGAACGACATCACCGGCGGTCGCACGCCAGCGTCCTTCGAGCCGTCGATCGACTACGTCGTCACCAAGCTGCCACGCTTCGCTTTCGAGAAATTCCCGAAAGCCGACGCCCGCCTGACCACCCAGATGAAATCCGTGGGTGAGGTCATGGCCATTGGTCGTACCTTCCAGGAATCCCTGCAGAAAGCCCTGCGCGGCCTGGAAGTCGGCGCCTGCGGCCTCGACCCGAAAGTCGACCTGGCCAGCCCGGAAGCCGCCAGCATCCTCAAGCGCGAACTGACCGTGCCGGGCGCCGAGCGTATCTGGTACGTCGCCGACGCCATGCGTTCGGGCATGACCATCGAGGAAATCTTCCAGCTGACCGGCATCGACCTGTGGTTCCTGGTGCAGATGGAAGACCTGATCAAGGAAGAAGAGAAGGTCAAGACCCTGGCCCTGTCGTCGATCGACAAGGACTACATGCTGCGCCTCAAGCGCAAGGGCTTCTCGGACCAGCGCCTGGCCAAGCTGCTCGGCATCACCGACAAGAACCTGCGCCGTCACCGCCACAAGCTGGAAGTGTTCCCGGTGTACAAGCGCGTCGACACCTGCGCCGCCGAGTTCGCCACCGACACCGCCTACCTGTACTCGACCTATGAGGAAGAGTGCGAGGCCAACCCGTCGACCCGCGACAAGATCATGATCCTCGGTGGTGGCCCGAACCGTATCGGCCAAGGTATCGAGTTCGACTACTGCTGCGTACACGCTGCACTGGCCCTGCGTGAAGACGGTTACGAGACCATCATGGTCAACTGCAACCCGGAAACCGTCTCCACCGACTACGACACCTCCGACCGTCTGTACTTCGAGCCGCTGACCCTCGAAGACGTGCTGGAAGTCTGCCGCGTCGAGAAGCCGAAGGGCGTCATCGTTCACTACGGCGGCCAGACCCCGCTGAAACTGGCGCGCGCCCTGGAAGAAGCCGGCGTACCGATCATCGGTACCAGCCCGGACGCCATCGACCGTGCCGAAGACCGTGAGCGCTTCCAGCAGATGGTTCAGCGCCTGAACCTGCTGCAGCCGCCAAACGCCACCGTGCGCAGCGAAGAAGAAGCCATCAGCGCTGCTGGCGGCATCGGTTACCCGCTGGTCGTGCGTCCGTCCTACGTACTGGGTGGCCGCGCCATGGAGATCGTCTACGAACTGGACGAGCTCAAGCGCTACCTGCGTGAAGCCGTACAGGTGTCCAACGACAGCCCGGTACTGCTCGACCACTTCCTCAACTGCGCCATCGAGATGGACGTGGATGCGGTCTGCGACGGCACCGACGTGGTGATCGGCGCGATCATGCAGCACATCGAGCAGGCTGGTGTTCACTCCGGTGACTCCGCGTGCTCGCTGCCACCTTACTCACTGAGCAAGGAAGTGCAGGACGAAGTCCGCGTACAGGTCAAGAAAATGGCCCTGGAGCTGGGCGTTGTCGGCCTGATGAACGTGCAGCTGGCCCTGCAGGGCGACAAGATCTACGTGATCGAAGTCAACCCGCGTGCCTCGCGTACCGTGCCGTTCGTGTCCAAGTGCATCGGCACCTCCCTGGCAATGATCGCAGCCCGCGTCATGGCCGGCAAAACCCTGAAAGAGCTGGGCTTCACCCAGGAAATCATCCCGAACTTCTACAGCGTCAAGGAAGCCGTCTTCCCGTTCGCCAAGTTCCCAGGGGTTGACCCGATCCTCGGCCCTGAGATGAAATCGACCGGTGAAGTCATGGGCGTCGGTGACAGCTTCGGTGAAGCCTTCGCCAAAGCCCAGATGGGTGCCAGCGAAGTGCTGCCAACCGGCGGTACCGCGTTCATCAGCGTGCGTGACGACGACAAGCCGCAAGTGGCTGGCGTGGCGCGCGACCTGATCGCCCTGGGCTTCGAAGTGGTTGCAACGGCAGGCACTGCCAAGGTCATCGAAGCCGCTGGCCTGAAAGTGCGCCGTGTGAACAAGGTGACCGAAGGTCGTCCGCACGTGGTCGACATGATCAAGAACGACGAAGTGTCGCTGATCATCAACACCACCGAAGGCCGCCAGTCGATCGCCGATTCCTACTCGATTCGTCGCAATGCGCTGCAGCACAAGATCTACTGCACCACTACCATTGCGGCCGGTGAAGCCATCTGCGAGGCGCTGAAATTCGGTCCCGAGAAGACTGTTCGTCGCCTGCAGGATCTGCATGCAGGACTCAAAGCATGA
- the carA gene encoding glutamine-hydrolyzing carbamoyl-phosphate synthase small subunit, with the protein MTKPAILALADGSIFRGEAIGADGQTVGEVVFNTAMTGYQEILTDPSYAQQIVTLTYPHIGNTGTTPEDAESNRVWSAGLVIRDLPLLASNWRNTQSLPEYLKANNVVAIAGIDTRRLTRILREKGAQNGCILAGDNISEEAAIAAARGFPGLKGMDLAKVVSTKERYEWRSSVWELKTDSHPTIDAADLPYHVVAFDYGVKLNILRMLVARGCRVTVVPAQTPASEVLALNPDGVFLSNGPGDPEPCDYAIQAIKEILETEIPVFGICLGHQLLALASGAKTVKMGHGHHGANHPVQDLDTGVVMITSQNHGFAVDEATLPGNVRAIHKSLFDGTLQGIERTDKCAFSFQGHPEASPGPTDVAPLFDRFTDAMAKRR; encoded by the coding sequence TTGACAAAGCCAGCCATACTCGCCCTTGCCGACGGCAGTATTTTCCGCGGTGAAGCTATCGGTGCCGACGGTCAGACCGTTGGTGAGGTGGTATTCAACACCGCTATGACCGGCTACCAGGAAATCCTTACAGACCCTTCCTACGCGCAGCAAATCGTTACCCTGACCTACCCGCACATCGGCAACACCGGCACCACGCCGGAAGACGCCGAGTCGAACCGTGTCTGGTCCGCTGGCCTGGTCATCCGTGACCTGCCGCTGCTGGCCAGCAACTGGCGTAACACCCAGTCGCTGCCTGAGTACCTCAAGGCCAACAACGTCGTCGCCATCGCCGGCATCGACACCCGTCGCCTGACCCGTATCCTGCGCGAAAAAGGCGCTCAGAACGGCTGCATCCTGGCTGGTGACAACATCAGCGAAGAAGCCGCCATCGCTGCTGCCCGCGGCTTCCCTGGCCTGAAGGGCATGGACCTGGCCAAGGTCGTTTCCACCAAGGAGCGCTACGAATGGCGCTCCAGCGTGTGGGAACTGAAAACCGACAGCCACCCGACCATCGATGCTGCCGACCTGCCGTACCACGTGGTCGCCTTCGACTACGGCGTCAAGCTGAACATCCTGCGCATGCTGGTCGCCCGCGGCTGCCGTGTGACGGTGGTGCCTGCCCAGACCCCGGCCAGCGAAGTGCTGGCGCTGAATCCGGATGGCGTGTTCCTGTCCAACGGCCCTGGTGATCCGGAGCCATGCGACTATGCGATCCAGGCGATCAAGGAAATCCTCGAAACCGAGATTCCGGTATTCGGCATCTGCCTCGGTCACCAGCTGCTGGCCCTGGCCTCCGGCGCCAAGACCGTGAAGATGGGCCATGGTCACCACGGTGCCAACCACCCGGTCCAGGACCTGGACACCGGCGTGGTCATGATCACCAGCCAGAACCACGGTTTCGCCGTTGACGAAGCCACCCTGCCGGGCAACGTCCGCGCCATTCACAAGTCGCTGTTCGACGGCACCCTGCAGGGTATCGAGCGCACCGACAAGTGCGCGTTCAGCTTCCAGGGCCACCCTGAAGCGAGCCCAGGCCCGACCGACGTCGCGCCACTGTTCGATCGTTTCACCGATGCCATGGCCAAGCGCCGCTGA
- the dapB gene encoding 4-hydroxy-tetrahydrodipicolinate reductase, with the protein MRRIAVMGAAGRMGKTLIEAVQQTPGAGLTAAIDRPDSSLVGADAGELAALGRIGVLLSDDLAKVADEFDVLIDFTHPSVTLKNLAFCRKHGKAMIIGTTGFSVEEKQLLAEAGKDIPIVFAANFSVGVNLSLKLLDMAARVLGDDVDIEIIEAHHRHKVDAPSGTALRMGEVVANALGRDLQEVAVYGREGQTGARDRKTIGFATVRAGDVVGDHTVLFAAEGERLEITHKASSRMTFAKGAVRAALWLDGREPGLYDMQDVLELR; encoded by the coding sequence ATGCGACGTATTGCGGTAATGGGCGCAGCAGGGCGGATGGGCAAGACCCTCATCGAAGCTGTGCAGCAAACCCCTGGTGCGGGGCTGACGGCGGCAATCGATCGCCCTGACAGCTCGCTCGTCGGTGCTGATGCCGGTGAACTGGCGGCCCTCGGCCGGATTGGCGTTCTGCTGTCCGATGACCTGGCCAAGGTCGCCGACGAATTCGACGTGCTGATCGATTTTACTCATCCGTCAGTGACCCTGAAGAACCTGGCCTTCTGTCGCAAACACGGCAAGGCGATGATCATCGGCACCACCGGTTTCAGCGTCGAGGAGAAGCAGTTGCTGGCCGAAGCGGGCAAGGATATCCCGATCGTGTTCGCGGCCAACTTCAGCGTGGGCGTCAACCTCAGCCTCAAGCTGCTGGATATGGCGGCACGGGTGCTGGGCGATGATGTCGACATCGAGATTATCGAGGCGCATCACCGGCACAAGGTCGATGCCCCTTCAGGCACCGCGCTGCGCATGGGGGAAGTGGTTGCCAATGCGCTGGGGCGTGATCTGCAGGAAGTGGCGGTCTACGGCCGTGAGGGGCAGACCGGCGCGCGTGATCGCAAGACCATCGGTTTTGCCACTGTGCGTGCCGGCGATGTGGTGGGTGATCACACTGTGCTGTTTGCCGCTGAAGGCGAGCGCCTGGAAATCACCCACAAGGCCTCCAGCCGCATGACCTTCGCCAAGGGTGCGGTGCGTGCGGCGCTGTGGCTGGATGGGCGCGAGCCGGGCCTGTACGACATGCAGGACGTGCTCGAGCTGCGCTAA
- the dnaJ gene encoding molecular chaperone DnaJ, which yields MSKRDYYEVLGVERGASEADLKKAYRRLAMKYHPDRNPGDKESEDKFKEANEAYEVLSDASKRAAFDQYGHAGVDPSMGGGGAGFGGANFSDIFGDVFSDFFGGGRGGGRGGAQRGSDLRYTLELNLEEAVRGTTVSIRVPTLVNCKPCDGSGAKKGSTPSTCPTCGGIGQVRMQQGFFSVQQTCPRCHGQGKIITDPCTSCHGEGRVEEYKTLSVKVPAGVDTGDRIRLSGEGEAGTHGGPTGDLYVVINVREHEIFQRDGKHLYCEVPISYTDAALGGELEVPTLDGRVKLKIPEGTQTGKQFRLRGKGVAPVRGGGAGDLLCRVAVETPVNLSRRQRELLEELRSSLEGDSSHSPKASGWFDGVKRFFGDL from the coding sequence CGAGCGCGGCGCCAGCGAAGCCGACCTCAAAAAGGCCTATCGCCGCCTGGCGATGAAGTACCACCCGGACCGCAACCCGGGCGATAAAGAATCGGAAGACAAGTTCAAGGAAGCCAACGAGGCCTACGAAGTACTGTCTGATGCGAGCAAGCGTGCAGCGTTCGACCAGTACGGCCACGCCGGCGTCGACCCGAGCATGGGTGGCGGTGGTGCCGGCTTCGGTGGCGCCAACTTCTCCGACATTTTCGGCGACGTGTTCAGCGACTTCTTCGGTGGTGGTCGCGGCGGTGGCCGTGGCGGTGCCCAGCGCGGCAGCGACCTGCGCTACACCCTGGAGCTGAACCTGGAAGAAGCGGTGCGTGGCACCACGGTCAGCATCCGCGTGCCAACGCTGGTCAACTGCAAGCCGTGTGACGGCTCCGGCGCCAAGAAGGGGTCGACCCCGTCGACCTGTCCGACCTGCGGCGGTATCGGCCAGGTGCGTATGCAGCAAGGCTTCTTCTCGGTGCAGCAGACCTGCCCGCGTTGCCATGGCCAGGGCAAGATCATCACCGACCCGTGCACCTCGTGCCACGGCGAAGGCCGTGTCGAGGAATACAAGACCCTGTCGGTCAAGGTGCCGGCGGGTGTCGATACCGGCGACCGCATTCGTCTGTCCGGTGAGGGCGAGGCGGGCACCCATGGTGGTCCGACCGGCGACTTGTACGTCGTGATCAACGTGCGTGAGCACGAGATCTTCCAGCGTGATGGCAAGCACCTGTACTGCGAAGTGCCGATCAGCTACACCGATGCCGCCCTCGGTGGCGAACTGGAAGTGCCGACCCTCGATGGTCGCGTGAAACTGAAAATTCCGGAAGGCACCCAGACCGGCAAGCAGTTCCGCTTGCGTGGCAAGGGTGTGGCGCCGGTGCGTGGCGGTGGTGCGGGTGACCTGCTGTGCCGTGTGGCGGTGGAAACCCCGGTCAACCTCAGCCGCCGTCAGCGTGAATTGCTCGAAGAGCTGCGCAGTTCGCTGGAAGGCGACAGCTCCCATTCGCCCAAGGCCAGTGGCTGGTTCGATGGCGTGAAACGCTTCTTTGGCGATCTTTGA